The DNA window GGTGATGACGAACCAGATTGCCCAGGCGAAGGCGATGAGCATGCCGGTCGCCAGTGCGATGCGCATGAACGCGCGACCGAGATCCATATCACCCGGCACCCGCGGATAGAGCTTCCACGGGCTGTACCAGGGCGCCTCGATGACCAGGGCCGGTGCGTGCGCTTCCTTTTCGGCCGCCGCCAACTCCTCGGCGTAGGCCTCCGCCTGTGCTTGTTGCGGGCCGCCGTGCCACAGCGTGATGTCGATGGGGCCGAGAAAGCCCTCGTTGATCAGATCCTGCGGTGCGGGCAGAGCGGGCAGAATGCCCAGGCTGCGGAACGCCACCGCCACATCATTGGCCGTCCAGAGGTGGATGTTCTGCTCGGAGTCGGCCAGCGTCTCGAAGTAGTGCCGCAGCCGGTCGGGGTCGTTGCCGAGGATCACATCGAAACTCGGATCGCTCCACTCCTGCTTGACCGACAGCTCGGCGCCGCGCAGCGGGACGATCAGCGCGACACCGTGCACCGCGCGCTGGCCGAG is part of the Nocardia sp. NBC_00565 genome and encodes:
- a CDS encoding nuclease-related domain-containing protein, with amino-acid sequence MLVRVQNPAGTNAERALIDWLRTWKDPASPHGVATVNCSLFHNDRLHQFDAVVWTPTSCVVIEAEALVTRQDGVLEVPLSGPWAISGAPMATEGRDRRTPLDKSREHTLALQNWLAARGLGQRAVHGVALIVPLRGAELSVKQEWSDPSFDVILGNDPDRLRHYFETLADSEQNIHLWTANDVAVAFRSLGILPALPAPQDLINEGFLGPIDITLWHGGPQQAQAEAYAEELAAAEKEAHAPALVIEAPWYSPWKLYPRVPGDMDLGRAFMRIALATGMLIAFAWAIWFVITAVLTYGPL